A stretch of the Sphingobacterium thalpophilum genome encodes the following:
- a CDS encoding META domain-containing protein has translation MKKLRSFYLPLLLFFLSSDKLLALSNSFRIKVGTAYAVTPAYRGKCYNSNNWENFDIESRRFDHRPKSDNFIGVQDTVIWQVGDTYVNGQVLGRLKCLQVKSAKKERWDYITAPILGFDYEEGYTYTIKVKQTKAKNADSTQYELLDIISKKRVTALPSVASFLARFKWNLLQLNGKDVSSSRASIGFDAKNGTVAGSTGCNKFWGDFTIMGDRISFSHLASTMRACSGASIENDFFAVVEQRQIQFDIAEQTLNLYLDGKLVMIFGLERG, from the coding sequence ATGAAGAAGTTGCGTTCGTTTTACCTTCCTTTACTACTGTTTTTTCTGTCGTCGGACAAGCTGTTGGCGCTGAGTAACTCGTTTAGAATAAAAGTCGGGACAGCGTACGCGGTCACACCAGCTTACCGGGGGAAATGTTATAACAGCAACAACTGGGAAAATTTTGATATTGAGAGCCGGCGCTTTGATCATAGGCCTAAATCCGACAATTTCATTGGAGTGCAGGACACTGTCATCTGGCAAGTCGGCGACACCTATGTTAACGGACAGGTGCTTGGCAGGCTGAAGTGTCTGCAAGTAAAATCAGCGAAAAAAGAACGCTGGGATTATATCACCGCACCTATCTTGGGTTTCGATTATGAGGAGGGCTATACATATACAATTAAAGTGAAGCAAACGAAAGCAAAAAATGCAGACAGTACACAGTATGAATTGCTCGACATCATATCCAAAAAACGCGTCACCGCACTCCCTAGTGTTGCTTCTTTTTTAGCACGATTTAAATGGAATCTACTGCAGTTAAACGGCAAAGATGTCTCATCAAGCAGAGCAAGCATCGGATTTGACGCAAAAAACGGCACCGTTGCGGGCAGCACAGGCTGTAATAAATTTTGGGGAGATTTTACCATTATGGGCGATAGGATTAGCTTTTCGCATCTTGCCAGCACAATGCGGGCATGCAGCGGCGCTAGCATTGAAAACGACTTTTTTGCGGTTGTCGAACAAAGACAGATCCAATTCGACATTGCCGAACAAACCTTAAACTTATACCTGGACGGAAAACTGGTGATGATATTTGGTCTGGAGCGCGGATAA